The Lampris incognitus isolate fLamInc1 chromosome 17, fLamInc1.hap2, whole genome shotgun sequence genome contains a region encoding:
- the LOC130127534 gene encoding urotensin-2 receptor: MDNKSVSLSTSPPRVVGGGGSGAVDHELVITSTFGTLLSVVYIIGVSGNVHTLVVMCHSIRFATSMYISIINLALADLLYLSTIPFVVATYFLKDWYFGDVGCRILLSLDLLTMHASIFTLTVMCTERYLAVTKPLDTVRRSKNYRKALAWGVWLLSLFLTLPMMIMVTQTTKSTPEGGVKRMCAPTWAPLAYKVYVTVLFGTSIMAPGLIIGYLYIKLARTYLESQRNSVINKGSKRSPKQKVLIMIFTIVLVFWACFLPFWIWQLLPLYHTKPLSLASQTHTCINYLVASLTYSNSCINPFLYTLLTKNYREYLKNRHKSFYRYTSSFKQRPPSLYSWGKSASSSNQFEFNSDTLAMGTLK, encoded by the coding sequence ATGGATAACAAGTCAGTCAGTTTGAGCACTAGTCCGCCCCGGGTCGTCGGCGGCGGCGGCTCCGGCGCCGTGGACCATGAACTGGTTATCACGTCCACTTTCGGGACGCTGCTGTCCGTGGTGTATATCATCGGCGTGTCGGGAAACGTGCACACTCTGGTGGTGATGTGTCACTCGATCCGTTTCGCGACCTCCATGTACATCTCCATCATCAACCTGGCTCTGGCGGACTTGCTCTATCTCTCCACCATCCCGTTCGTGGTGGCCACGTACTTCCTGAAGGACTGGTACTTCGGGGACGTGGGATGCCGCATCCTCCTCAGCCTGGACCTCCTCACCATGCACGCCAGCATCTTCACTCTCACCGTCATGTGCACGGAGCGCTACCTGGCCGTCACCAAGCCGCTGGACACGGTCCGACGCTCCAAGAATTACCGCAAAGCCCTCGCCTGGGGGGTCTGGCTCCTTTCCCTCTTCCTCACCTTACCGATGATGATCATGGTCACCCAGACCACCAAGAGCACCCCGGAAGGCGGGGTGAAGAGAATGTGTGCGCCCACCTGGGCACCGCTGGCCTACAAAGTGTACGTGACCGTGCTGTTTGGCACCAGCATCATGGCACCGGGGCTCATCATCGGCTACCTGTACATCAAGTTGGCCCGCACCTACTTAGAGTCCCAGCGGAACTCGGTCATCAACAAGGGCAGCAAGCGCTCACCCAAGCAGAAAGTTTTGATCATGATTTTCACCATCGTGCTGGTGTTCTGGGCGTGTTTTCTGCCGTTTTGGATCTGGCAGCTGCTGCCCCTGTACCACACCAAACCCCTGAGCCTGGCCTCGCAAACGCACACCTGCATCAACTACCTGGTGGCGAGCCTCACCTACAGCAACAGCTGCATTAACCCCTTCCTCTACACGCTCCTCACCAAGAACTACCGGGAGTACCTGAAAAACAGACACAAGAGTTTCTACCGTTACACGTCCTCGTTTAAGCAGCGGCCGCCCAGCCTGTACTCGTGGGGCAAGTCGGCGTCCTCCAGCAATCAGTTCGAGTTCAACTCGGACACCCTGGCGATGGGGACGCTCAAGTGA